A portion of the Cellulophaga algicola DSM 14237 genome contains these proteins:
- a CDS encoding DUF4230 domain-containing protein: MKNIIIGAVVTLALVFIFRSCSDSSKEKSILKENSMLIQESIKNVSKLVVTEGHFAEVYNYKDSQQLFGPLITAEKKALVVVNADVTVAYDLSKIEFEINEETKTLLIKSIPEPEIKLNPDFEYYDVTADYLNQFNANDYNKIKKNVRASLMKKVENSSLKTNAQNRLLSELSNFYILTNSLGWTLEYKGETVHGNLPDLIKG, from the coding sequence ATGAAAAACATCATTATAGGAGCTGTGGTAACGCTAGCCTTAGTATTTATTTTTCGTTCTTGTTCAGATAGTTCAAAAGAGAAATCTATTTTAAAGGAAAACTCCATGCTCATTCAGGAGTCTATCAAAAATGTATCAAAATTAGTGGTGACCGAGGGTCATTTTGCCGAAGTGTACAACTATAAAGACTCGCAACAGCTTTTCGGACCCTTAATTACGGCGGAGAAAAAAGCATTGGTCGTTGTAAATGCAGATGTTACGGTTGCCTATGATTTAAGTAAAATTGAATTTGAAATTAATGAAGAAACAAAAACGCTTTTAATCAAAAGTATTCCAGAACCAGAAATTAAATTGAATCCAGATTTTGAGTATTATGATGTTACAGCAGATTATTTGAATCAGTTTAATGCGAATGACTATAATAAAATTAAGAAGAATGTGCGTGCCTCTTTAATGAAAAAGGTAGAGAACTCTTCCTTAAAAACCAATGCGCAAAACAGGTTATTAAGTGAACTCTCTAATTTCTATATCTTAACCAATTCTTTAGGGTGGACTCTAGAATACAAAGGGGAAACTGTACATGGGAACTTACCAGATTTGATTAAAGGGTAA
- a CDS encoding GSCFA domain-containing protein yields MKLQTEIPLTKAKHQIDYNSQLLLLGSCFVENIGDRFTYFKFQSVQNPFGILFHPLAIENLIFRALSDAYYTEDDIFYLNEKWQCFDAHSDLSANTKEALLANLNKGLKVTQEQLKQASHLIITLGTAWGYKNLSTENVVANCHKVPQKEFSKDLLSVGVIQESLERIIARIRTVNSTVQFIFTVSPVRHIKDGFIENQQSKAHLITAIHQVIKRGGEGYSYFPSYELMMDELRDYRFYAEDMVHPNNLAITYIWEKFKAVWVSETVFGIINGIDIIQRGLSHRAFNPKSEQHQKFLKALESKITSVQKEYPFMKFNL; encoded by the coding sequence ATGAAACTCCAAACAGAAATTCCCTTAACGAAAGCCAAACATCAAATTGACTACAATAGTCAGTTATTATTGTTAGGCTCCTGTTTTGTTGAAAATATTGGAGATAGGTTTACGTACTTTAAATTCCAGTCGGTTCAAAATCCTTTCGGAATTTTATTCCATCCGCTAGCGATAGAAAATTTGATATTTAGAGCACTAAGCGATGCGTATTATACAGAGGATGATATTTTTTATTTAAATGAAAAGTGGCAGTGTTTTGATGCGCATTCAGATTTATCTGCAAATACTAAAGAAGCGTTATTAGCTAATTTAAATAAGGGCTTAAAGGTTACTCAAGAACAGCTTAAACAGGCATCGCACTTGATCATTACTTTAGGCACCGCTTGGGGGTATAAAAACTTAAGTACGGAGAACGTGGTTGCAAATTGTCATAAAGTACCTCAAAAGGAGTTTAGTAAAGACTTGCTTTCCGTAGGTGTTATTCAAGAAAGTTTAGAACGGATTATTGCGCGTATTAGAACCGTTAATAGTACTGTTCAATTTATTTTTACCGTATCGCCCGTACGTCATATAAAAGACGGATTTATAGAAAACCAACAAAGTAAGGCGCATTTAATTACGGCTATACATCAAGTAATTAAAAGAGGAGGAGAGGGGTATAGCTATTTTCCGAGCTATGAACTTATGATGGATGAACTTCGGGATTATCGTTTTTATGCAGAAGATATGGTACACCCAAATAATTTGGCTATTACTTATATTTGGGAGAAATTTAAAGCAGTTTGGGTTTCTGAAACGGTTTTTGGTATAATTAATGGAATTGATATCATTCAACGAGGATTATCCCACAGGGCTTTTAATCCGAAGTCAGAACAGCATCAAAAGTTTTTAAAAGCCTTAGAAAGTAAGATAACGAGTGTTCAGAAAGAATATCCATTTATGAAATTTAATCTATGA
- the alaS gene encoding alanine--tRNA ligase → MKSQEIRSKFLEFFKDKEHKIVASAPMVIKDDPTLMFTNAGMNQFKEFFLGNTVPKDTRVTDTQKCLRVSGKHNDLEEVGKDTYHHTMFEMLGNWSFGDYFKEEAITWAWEFLTDVCKIDKTSLYVTVFEGSKDADNLDQDSEALALWKNIVPESQILFGNKKDNFWEMGDQGPCGPCSEIHVDIRSAEEKAKVSGASLVNNDHPQVVEIWNLVFMQYNRRANGQLESLPAKHVDTGMGFERLCMVMQGVQSNYDTDVFTPIIREIEAITKSTYGKDEKIDIAIRVIADHIRAVSFSISDGQLPSNTGAGYVIRRILRRAIRYGFTFLDTKEPFMYRLVNVLCDSMGAAFPELKNQKQLIENVIKEEEHSFLKTLDQGLVLLDSIISNADTKIIDGRKAFELYDTFGFPIDLTALILSERGLNLDEKGFDVAMQEQKKRSRSASEISKEDWTVLSSDLEQEFIGYEFLESNVKLVKYRKVTSKKDGEQYQFVFNLTPFYAEGGGQVGDKGYLEAANGDVIYILDTKKENNETIHFAKNLPKEVRETFKAVVDQKQRRRTEANHTATHLLHQALREILGAHVEQKGSAVHSKYLRFDFSHFSKMTADELAEVERFVNARIEGNLPLEEGRNIPMQTAIEQGAMALFGEKYGDAVRTIRFGKSIELCGGTHVKNTGDIWHFKIKSEGAVASGIRRIEAITSDAVKDFYSENNNVLSEVKHLLNNSKDPVKALSSLQEENAKLKKEVEGLLRDKAKNLKGDLLNEIQSINGIDFLAKKVDLDAGGIKDLSFEMGQNKDNLFLLLAAENEGKALLSCYISKELVANKELSAVTVVRELGKLIQGGGGGQPFFATAGGKNPEGIAEALEQAKNYLA, encoded by the coding sequence ATGAAATCTCAAGAGATACGATCAAAATTTTTAGAATTTTTTAAGGACAAAGAACATAAAATAGTTGCTTCTGCTCCTATGGTTATAAAAGATGACCCAACGTTAATGTTCACAAATGCTGGGATGAACCAGTTTAAAGAATTCTTTTTAGGGAATACAGTTCCTAAAGATACTCGCGTTACGGATACTCAAAAATGTTTGCGCGTTAGTGGTAAGCATAATGATTTAGAGGAAGTAGGGAAAGATACCTACCACCACACGATGTTTGAGATGTTGGGAAATTGGAGTTTTGGGGATTACTTTAAAGAAGAAGCCATTACGTGGGCTTGGGAATTTTTGACGGACGTTTGTAAGATTGATAAAACAAGTCTTTATGTTACTGTTTTTGAAGGTAGTAAAGATGCTGATAATTTAGATCAAGACTCAGAAGCATTAGCGCTTTGGAAAAATATTGTACCAGAATCTCAAATACTATTCGGAAATAAAAAGGATAATTTTTGGGAAATGGGAGATCAAGGCCCTTGCGGACCTTGTTCTGAAATTCATGTAGATATTAGATCTGCGGAAGAAAAAGCTAAAGTTTCTGGAGCATCATTAGTAAATAATGATCACCCACAAGTAGTAGAGATTTGGAATTTGGTATTTATGCAATACAACCGTAGAGCAAACGGTCAATTAGAATCTTTGCCTGCAAAGCATGTAGATACAGGAATGGGCTTTGAACGTTTGTGTATGGTAATGCAAGGCGTACAATCTAACTATGATACCGATGTATTTACACCAATCATTAGAGAGATAGAAGCTATTACCAAAAGTACCTATGGTAAGGATGAAAAAATAGATATAGCTATTCGAGTAATAGCAGATCATATCCGTGCGGTATCTTTTTCTATATCAGATGGGCAATTACCAAGTAATACAGGTGCTGGTTATGTAATTCGTAGAATTTTACGTAGAGCTATTCGGTATGGGTTTACTTTCTTAGACACGAAAGAACCTTTTATGTACCGTTTGGTAAATGTGCTTTGTGATAGTATGGGCGCAGCATTTCCTGAGCTTAAAAATCAGAAGCAGCTTATTGAGAATGTCATTAAAGAAGAAGAACACTCGTTCTTGAAAACTTTAGATCAAGGGTTAGTGCTTTTAGATTCTATAATTTCGAATGCTGATACTAAAATTATTGATGGTAGAAAAGCTTTTGAATTGTATGATACTTTTGGATTTCCTATAGATTTAACCGCGTTGATTTTAAGCGAAAGAGGGCTTAATTTAGATGAAAAAGGGTTTGATGTTGCTATGCAGGAGCAAAAGAAACGCTCCCGTTCTGCATCAGAAATTTCGAAAGAAGATTGGACGGTACTTTCATCAGATTTAGAACAGGAGTTTATAGGGTATGAGTTTCTAGAATCCAATGTAAAATTGGTAAAATATAGAAAAGTTACTTCTAAGAAAGATGGAGAGCAATATCAATTCGTTTTCAATTTAACGCCGTTCTATGCAGAAGGTGGTGGTCAAGTAGGTGACAAAGGGTATTTAGAAGCAGCCAATGGCGATGTTATTTACATTTTAGATACCAAGAAAGAGAATAATGAAACTATTCACTTTGCAAAAAACCTACCAAAAGAAGTAAGGGAAACTTTTAAAGCCGTAGTAGATCAAAAACAACGCAGAAGAACGGAAGCAAACCATACTGCCACCCATTTATTACACCAAGCCTTACGTGAAATTTTAGGAGCCCATGTAGAACAAAAAGGTTCTGCGGTACATTCTAAATATTTACGCTTTGATTTTTCTCACTTCTCAAAAATGACGGCTGATGAGTTAGCTGAAGTAGAGCGTTTTGTAAACGCGCGTATCGAAGGAAACTTGCCTTTAGAAGAAGGTAGAAACATACCTATGCAAACTGCAATTGAACAAGGGGCTATGGCCTTATTTGGAGAAAAATATGGTGATGCTGTTAGAACTATTCGTTTTGGAAAATCTATTGAGCTTTGTGGAGGTACACATGTAAAAAACACAGGAGATATTTGGCATTTTAAAATAAAATCTGAAGGCGCTGTAGCTTCGGGTATCCGAAGAATAGAAGCGATAACTTCTGATGCCGTTAAAGATTTCTATTCAGAGAATAACAATGTGCTTTCTGAAGTTAAGCATTTACTGAACAATAGTAAAGACCCTGTAAAAGCACTGAGTAGCTTACAAGAAGAAAATGCAAAACTAAAGAAAGAGGTAGAAGGTTTATTGCGTGATAAGGCTAAGAATTTAAAAGGCGATTTGCTTAATGAAATTCAATCTATAAACGGAATTGATTTTCTAGCAAAGAAAGTAGATTTAGATGCAGGGGGAATTAAAGATTTATCTTTTGAAATGGGACAAAATAAGGATAATTTATTCTTATTATTGGCTGCAGAAAATGAAGGTAAGGCTTTATTATCTTGTTACATCTCAAAAGAATTGGTTGCAAATAAAGAGTTAAGTGCTGTAACGGTAGTCCGTGAGTTAGGAAAACTAATTCAAGGCGGCGGCGGCGGCCAACCATTTTTTGCAACTGCAGGGGGTAAAAATCCAGAAGGTATTGCAGAAGCGTTAGAGCAGGCAAAGAATTACCTAGCATAA
- a CDS encoding M23 family metallopeptidase, protein MSKVKYYYDPDTLSYRKIEARKSRKYRNIGLFLLGSFLFGLLGLTVLLNTNFINTPKELSLQRELRNYDLQFELLDKKMEQVEQVLTNIEDRDNNIYRIYFEANPIPDEQRRAGFGGINRYKSLEGFNNSEMIIASTKRMDIIQKQMVIQSKSLDEITKLAEEKEKLLAAIPAIQPINNEDLRRMASGYGWRSDPFTKARKMHWGMDFSSPKGTPIYATGDGKVTRADSNSSGYGNHIRIDHGFGYVSLYAHMSKYNVTAGKTVKRGDLIGFVGSTGRSEAPHLHYEVFKDDQRINPINFYYGSLTAEEFANMLKTASQENQSLD, encoded by the coding sequence ATGTCTAAAGTAAAATATTATTACGATCCAGATACGTTATCGTATCGCAAAATAGAAGCAAGAAAATCTAGAAAATACAGGAACATTGGTCTGTTTTTACTAGGTTCTTTTTTGTTTGGTCTTCTAGGCTTAACAGTGTTATTAAATACCAATTTTATCAATACTCCAAAAGAATTGTCTCTGCAACGCGAATTGCGAAACTACGACTTACAGTTTGAGTTGTTAGATAAAAAGATGGAACAAGTTGAGCAAGTCTTAACCAATATAGAGGATCGCGACAACAACATTTACCGCATCTATTTTGAAGCTAACCCTATTCCTGATGAACAAAGAAGAGCAGGATTTGGTGGTATAAACCGGTATAAGTCATTAGAAGGATTTAATAATTCAGAAATGATTATTGCCTCTACAAAACGAATGGATATTATTCAGAAGCAAATGGTTATCCAATCAAAATCTCTAGATGAGATTACCAAACTAGCAGAGGAAAAAGAAAAATTACTAGCAGCAATACCCGCTATACAACCTATTAATAATGAAGATTTAAGAAGAATGGCTTCAGGATACGGCTGGCGTTCAGATCCTTTTACAAAAGCAAGAAAGATGCACTGGGGAATGGATTTCTCATCGCCAAAAGGGACTCCCATTTATGCAACAGGTGATGGAAAAGTTACCCGTGCAGATAGTAATTCTTCCGGGTATGGTAATCATATAAGAATTGATCATGGTTTTGGCTATGTAAGTCTATATGCTCATATGAGTAAGTATAATGTCACTGCTGGCAAAACAGTAAAACGTGGCGATTTAATTGGCTTTGTTGGAAGCACAGGACGCTCTGAAGCACCCCATCTTCATTATGAAGTATTTAAAGACGACCAACGTATTAATCCAATTAACTTCTACTATGGAAGTTTAACTGCAGAAGAATTTGCTAATATGCTAAAAACGGCATCGCAAGAAAACCAATCATTAGACTAA
- a CDS encoding MerR family transcriptional regulator — MHIELPEKRYYGIGEIAKAFNVNTSLIRFWEKEFDVLQPKKNAKGNRKFTPQDVKNLQLIYHLVKERGFTLEGAKTHLKENKSQTLSKFDIIHKLEGIKAELVKIKNQL, encoded by the coding sequence ATGCATATAGAACTCCCTGAAAAAAGATATTACGGCATTGGCGAAATTGCGAAAGCATTTAACGTAAACACTTCGTTAATTAGATTCTGGGAAAAAGAATTTGATGTACTTCAGCCTAAAAAAAATGCTAAAGGCAACAGAAAATTCACCCCTCAGGATGTAAAAAACTTGCAACTCATTTATCACTTGGTAAAAGAACGCGGTTTCACCTTAGAAGGTGCTAAAACCCATTTAAAAGAAAACAAGAGTCAGACATTATCCAAATTTGATATCATACATAAGCTAGAAGGTATAAAAGCCGAGCTTGTGAAAATTAAAAATCAATTATAA
- a CDS encoding LemA family protein, with amino-acid sequence MKKGLIGIIVVVAIIALFGMWYVSTNNTLVEMKGQATKQWANVESSYQRRSDLIGNLVKTVQGAADFERGTLTDVIEARAKATATNIDASNLTPEKMAAFQEAQGGLTGALSKLMVVVERYPELKANQNFLDLQSQLEGTENRINVERNRFNDLAGDYNIKIAQIPTNIIAGIANFDQMLLFSSNAGAENAPDVNFDFK; translated from the coding sequence ATGAAAAAAGGACTTATCGGGATTATTGTTGTTGTAGCTATAATTGCCCTTTTCGGAATGTGGTATGTTAGCACAAACAATACCCTTGTAGAAATGAAAGGACAAGCTACTAAGCAATGGGCAAACGTAGAGAGCTCTTACCAGAGGCGTAGCGATCTTATTGGTAATTTAGTTAAAACAGTGCAGGGTGCTGCAGATTTCGAAAGAGGAACGCTTACAGACGTTATTGAAGCTAGAGCTAAAGCTACTGCTACCAATATTGACGCAAGTAACTTAACTCCTGAAAAAATGGCTGCGTTTCAAGAAGCTCAAGGCGGATTGACAGGTGCTTTAAGTAAATTAATGGTCGTTGTAGAGCGGTATCCAGAATTAAAAGCAAATCAGAATTTCTTAGACTTACAGTCACAATTAGAAGGTACTGAAAACAGAATTAATGTGGAAAGAAATCGTTTTAATGACCTAGCAGGAGACTACAACATCAAAATTGCACAAATACCCACTAATATTATTGCAGGGATTGCCAACTTTGACCAAATGCTATTATTTTCATCTAATGCTGGTGCAGAGAATGCTCCTGATGTA